One segment of Sandaracinaceae bacterium DNA contains the following:
- a CDS encoding TetR/AcrR family transcriptional regulator has translation MPRAAQKSVEKASSETRAQILRAALGLFSERGFHGASMPALAERAGVAAGTPYRHFESKEQLVNALYRQCKAELMDALLRDFAFDATPREQHRAFFHRMVGYFRARPEVFDFLELHHHQPYLDADNLARERQALAPVLAFFAHGRSAQLTRAMPAEALAAIVWGVFSGLMKAARLGHLEADDALFAQAESCAWNAVRRGDPANETPKEPEP, from the coding sequence ATGCCTCGGGCGGCGCAGAAGAGCGTGGAGAAGGCGAGCTCGGAGACGAGGGCGCAGATCCTCCGCGCCGCGCTCGGTCTCTTCTCGGAGCGCGGCTTCCACGGCGCGAGCATGCCCGCCCTCGCGGAGCGAGCCGGCGTGGCTGCGGGCACGCCCTACCGTCACTTCGAGAGCAAGGAGCAGCTGGTCAACGCGCTCTACCGCCAGTGCAAGGCCGAGCTGATGGACGCGCTGCTCCGGGACTTCGCCTTCGACGCGACGCCGCGCGAGCAACACCGGGCGTTCTTCCACCGCATGGTCGGCTACTTCCGCGCGCGGCCCGAGGTCTTCGACTTCCTCGAGCTGCACCACCACCAGCCCTACCTCGACGCCGACAACCTGGCCCGCGAGCGGCAAGCCCTCGCCCCGGTGCTGGCCTTCTTCGCGCACGGCCGGAGCGCGCAGCTCACCCGCGCCATGCCGGCCGAGGCGCTCGCCGCGATCGTCTGGGGGGTCTTCTCCGGGCTGATGAAGGCCGCGCGCCTGGGCCACCTCGAAGCCGATGACGCGCTCTTTGCGCAAGCCGAGAGCTGCGCCTGGAACGCAGTGCGCCGGGGGGATCCGGCGAACGAGACACCGAAGGAGCCGGAGCCATGA
- a CDS encoding DUF2169 domain-containing protein, giving the protein MDIRCHSPFQSRDPSGELHDVVVIEATYELQDERTLRIACEQESVSVKDEYWGAPDETSVRQESDLAPFEPKADVVVSGDAYAPGGEPAESAPVQIWIDDHTHALRVSRPSERRTVEAHLPHTLLDTLAFEAPASFQALEAPGGTETHRALDLFHRDPRGAFNGLVRVDLDIGVLAGRSTIAPSG; this is encoded by the coding sequence ATGGACATTCGCTGTCACTCGCCGTTCCAGTCTCGGGATCCCTCCGGCGAGCTCCACGACGTGGTGGTGATCGAGGCGACCTACGAGCTGCAGGACGAGCGCACGCTTCGCATCGCGTGCGAGCAGGAGTCGGTGAGCGTGAAGGACGAGTACTGGGGCGCGCCGGACGAGACGAGCGTCCGGCAGGAGAGCGATCTCGCCCCGTTCGAGCCGAAGGCCGACGTGGTCGTGAGCGGCGACGCGTACGCGCCCGGCGGCGAGCCCGCGGAATCCGCGCCCGTGCAGATCTGGATCGACGACCACACGCACGCGCTCCGGGTCTCGCGCCCGAGCGAGCGCCGGACGGTCGAGGCACATCTCCCGCACACGCTGCTCGACACGCTCGCGTTCGAGGCGCCCGCCTCCTTCCAGGCCCTCGAGGCGCCCGGCGGGACCGAGACCCACCGCGCCTTGGATCTCTTTCACCGCGACCCGCGGGGCGCCTTCAACGGCCTGGTGCGCGTGGACCTCGACATCGGCGTGCTCGCCGGGCGATCCACGATCGCGCCTTCCGGGTGA
- a CDS encoding GNAT family N-acetyltransferase, whose translation MAELLVRRAVPEDAPTLARVHVAGWSWTYRGVLPDAYLDAPERRPRREAQWRGLLEDGQSIFLASRGPDVLGLASVGTSRDEDASDEVGELSAIYLRDASLAGRGVGRALMDAALDALRARFREATLWVLDTNERARRFYARTGWRLDGATKTETVADTPLPHVRYRIALG comes from the coding sequence GTGGCTGAGCTCCTCGTCCGGCGCGCCGTTCCCGAGGACGCCCCGACCCTCGCCCGGGTGCACGTCGCCGGTTGGTCGTGGACCTACCGCGGCGTGCTCCCCGACGCCTACCTCGACGCGCCCGAGCGGCGACCTCGCCGTGAGGCCCAGTGGCGCGGGCTGCTCGAGGACGGCCAATCCATCTTCCTCGCCAGCCGAGGCCCCGACGTGCTCGGCCTCGCGTCCGTCGGGACCAGCCGCGACGAGGACGCGAGCGACGAGGTCGGCGAGCTGTCGGCGATCTATCTCCGCGACGCGTCGCTCGCGGGCCGAGGCGTCGGCCGAGCGCTCATGGACGCGGCCCTCGACGCGCTCCGCGCCCGCTTCCGAGAGGCCACGCTCTGGGTGCTCGACACGAACGAGCGCGCCCGCCGCTTCTACGCGCGCACCGGCTGGCGCCTCGACGGCGCGACCAAGACCGAGACCGTCGCCGACACCCCGCTACCCCACGTCCGCTACCGCATCGCCCTGGGCTGA
- a CDS encoding diguanylate cyclase: MTTAIRRAPFRVALAACIAAAAAGSVLSVAALAIAGVAALDPWWWASLVAAALAGAFAAAWVVRRAFGRRLALLAELLDRRVERSGFLDRVPDLGDDEVGQIARSLNALLARITTLQGDVIDRSRELEATQRALELAEELAQKQRELEQRLRERALLFEVLRESTSSHDLDRVLRMLVERIGPALRASRLAVLLRDDDGRYEVRAAHGFEPSPIGERLARPSGGPLAIDRGMMLVPDVSRAPDAVGFWDALPTMGSFATIPISHGGDEIGLLVITRSAADPLGDVEARYLEAVADQAALAIHNAQLIARLEALSTHDELTGLPNRRLFWRRVSRALARAERYSHSLSVLAVDVDHFKSLNDRCGHAAGDEALRAIAVALTDEIREVDTAARVGGEELWVLLPETDEQGAAEVAEKLRARIAALDVTGADGQPLGHLSVSIGVATRLPGEAARALLDRADGALYVAKRAGRDRVESVPPAA, from the coding sequence ATGACGACCGCCATTCGAAGAGCGCCGTTCCGGGTGGCGCTGGCCGCGTGCATCGCCGCGGCCGCAGCGGGATCCGTCCTGTCCGTCGCCGCGCTCGCCATCGCCGGGGTGGCGGCGCTCGACCCGTGGTGGTGGGCGTCGCTCGTCGCGGCGGCGCTCGCGGGCGCCTTCGCCGCGGCCTGGGTGGTCCGGCGCGCCTTCGGCCGGCGGCTGGCGCTCCTCGCGGAGCTGCTCGATCGGCGCGTGGAGCGCTCGGGCTTCCTCGACCGCGTGCCGGATCTCGGCGACGACGAGGTGGGGCAGATCGCGCGCTCCCTCAACGCGCTGCTCGCCCGCATCACGACGCTCCAGGGCGACGTCATCGACCGCAGCCGTGAGCTCGAGGCGACCCAGCGCGCGCTCGAGCTGGCGGAGGAGCTGGCGCAGAAGCAGCGCGAGCTCGAGCAGCGCCTCCGTGAGCGCGCGCTCCTCTTCGAGGTGCTGCGGGAGAGCACGTCGAGCCACGATCTCGATCGCGTGCTGCGCATGCTGGTCGAGCGGATCGGGCCCGCGCTGCGCGCGTCTCGCCTGGCCGTGCTCCTGCGGGACGACGACGGCCGCTACGAGGTGCGGGCCGCCCACGGGTTCGAGCCGTCGCCGATCGGGGAGCGCCTGGCCCGCCCGAGCGGGGGCCCGCTCGCGATCGACCGCGGCATGATGCTCGTGCCCGACGTCTCTCGTGCGCCCGACGCGGTCGGCTTCTGGGACGCGCTCCCCACGATGGGATCGTTCGCCACCATCCCCATCTCGCACGGCGGAGACGAGATCGGCCTGCTCGTCATCACGCGCTCGGCCGCCGACCCGCTCGGCGACGTCGAGGCGCGCTACCTCGAGGCCGTCGCCGACCAGGCGGCGCTCGCGATCCACAACGCCCAGCTCATCGCGCGGCTCGAGGCCCTGAGCACCCACGACGAGCTGACGGGGCTGCCCAACCGGCGCCTCTTCTGGCGGCGGGTGAGCCGCGCCCTGGCCCGGGCCGAGCGCTACAGCCACTCGTTGAGCGTGCTCGCGGTCGACGTGGACCATTTCAAGAGCCTCAACGATCGTTGCGGTCACGCGGCGGGCGACGAGGCGCTCCGCGCCATCGCGGTCGCGCTCACGGACGAGATCCGCGAGGTCGACACCGCCGCGCGCGTGGGCGGCGAGGAGCTCTGGGTGCTGCTCCCGGAGACCGACGAGCAGGGCGCGGCGGAGGTGGCCGAGAAGCTCCGCGCCCGCATCGCGGCGCTCGACGTGACCGGCGCGGACGGCCAGCCGCTCGGTCACCTCTCGGTCAGCATCGGCGTGGCCACCCGGCTCCCGGGCGAGGCCGCGCGCGCGCTCCTCGATCGGGCGGACGGCGCGCTCTACGTGGCGAAGCGCGCCGGGCGCGACCGCGTCGAGTCGGTGCCGCCGGCGGCGTGA
- a CDS encoding MG2 domain-containing protein, translated as MDLRGFVTFAALSALSITAHAQHAEPTASGAPAGYELALTGATHGERGHALTLTGVGYEVNGLADLRPRAGLEVDVEITARDGRTRRTYGRAQARTEAGGRFTVAIDLPAEALADSRLELVVHRSGQPGRRFHFPLHTRSDLALDLLTDRNRYQPGEDVRTWLRVRGERNPAPLSGRRVKLTLFDMRGQPLATAEETTGPSGVVHPSLTLPESAEPGPYRVQAELLDAPGVTAQRGVQVWERTVERLLAEISLRGADDDGVALVGPGGTLRGRVVARTPSGTPVRGAHVELRVQPGAQPLTLTTGRDGAAAFEVTAPAFLSGEVSTQTMVARVVHAAHGTLTVQRTYLMARTPVIVSATPRGGALVPEVPSTVYLSVSDPRGRPLREGTEVEVRGPGLRGGSQTARVDAKGFAEVTMTLPRGAAARMNGGSCAGQVATTFEVEVQTDPPRVSRVCAQVSGDAELNAAVVGAPIVDAGAALEVEVTRRPSVRGRPVLIEALFSGRAVAFAWVDGRASRGTLDLPADLVGVVHVRARAARLDNTSEQPDEPGAVAFGVGALDAVIVRPRGAFGLQVAPERERYLVRETARVGLQATAASDPAWAALLVRDEAAHGGEGPWDLRWMSGALHEAAQQPADEVNARLLRASLSGMLSIDPEPPAPAPLEPPYWRSSRHGAYSPGRQMGRGVLRDPVALREEMLRRGLAPIERVLEQAVRAMGPDAADRAPIVSGRGFHPDVIAHLIAARQLSDTYARTLGGEPITVAMIERADPGFSFETVARRVARERLSRLLLALLRLTDPDNRDAQRASANLPPERWLGTLVQLGMVPPSDLVDPWGNAYVFRRVSGRPAIALSERALDWELASPGADGRLGSADDVKDPFARAVPEGTPYAVSSGEEQLMRRFAALAPASHVLTRMSQAYDRLSLAAYEEQQQGPVSSSGSELSDDMVAQNIQVRAAFDATAEGGGGSAGSFGGLQAAAPAPSRARRRPAADEAMPEEEAAFELDARMSDDEDGDEADTRAQAMGALIREDFPATLFYVGQVPLEGGAATVEVPLADALTTYRLEAIAWTATGWTTSAMGRLSVDQEVLIDAPIPETATAGDVMRLPIRIENRTDAPIQVRLLIEAEGDLQFPTPEPQPTELPANEAREVVAQIRFTGEGEGALVVSVARDEGAPLDAVRRPIRVLADARTARDRRTRLMEGAQTIEIEVPDEASARGPGQLRLTVGAHLFGDPTTGDPLWAGWAFTMAGQGLPEAVEETALQWVSYEDHERERLRDPLRSALALAALWGDDRVNDEDAARALRSVSQRLPAEEAMRTMQPEAFGDEPAWLLLALSPIDAARRPALREDLTRTRRRLRQIASGHAASATDAPLVWARAAAALALDGQDRDRAVEMARRAERHVIRVGDMAWVEPEAERGHEPRAQPTALLALARLALGQRGEALALVRSLVDMQLTAPRPIDVRGDLRGDILPPPWFQGVELALASAAAGRLAPGVSEAEIALDGRPVETTSEGAVTLAVLERLGEPGAHTLTVTLPDGAVALAHLALSYGLPWDAAPRRRAPIALEIEGELGARDTRSGVALRVQNRGPRILTRPIVEIELPAGAELDEPTREALAGYLAGQAHQEGRTLILPLRPLAPAAWVRLPLPVRWSVGGTLRGLGAVVYDALGPDTAEVLPVSVLPSRAVELPDEGPEPDAPDMEQSDDPPSLPPPIPLLERLVPGEG; from the coding sequence ATGGATTTGAGAGGCTTCGTCACGTTCGCCGCGCTGAGCGCGCTCTCTATCACCGCACACGCCCAGCACGCCGAGCCCACTGCGTCGGGCGCGCCCGCCGGTTACGAGCTGGCCCTCACGGGGGCCACGCACGGCGAGCGGGGCCACGCGCTGACGCTGACCGGCGTGGGCTACGAGGTGAACGGCCTCGCCGACCTCCGCCCCCGCGCCGGGCTCGAGGTCGACGTGGAGATCACCGCGCGCGACGGCCGCACGCGCCGCACCTACGGCCGCGCGCAGGCGCGGACGGAGGCGGGCGGGCGCTTCACGGTGGCGATCGATCTCCCCGCCGAGGCGCTCGCCGACTCCCGGCTCGAGCTCGTCGTGCATCGCTCCGGACAGCCGGGCCGGCGCTTTCATTTCCCGCTCCACACCCGCTCGGATCTCGCCCTCGATCTCCTGACGGACCGGAACCGCTACCAGCCAGGCGAAGACGTGCGGACCTGGCTCCGCGTGCGCGGCGAGCGGAACCCGGCGCCCCTGAGCGGGCGGCGCGTGAAGCTGACCCTCTTCGACATGCGCGGGCAGCCGCTCGCCACGGCCGAGGAGACCACGGGGCCGAGCGGCGTGGTGCACCCGAGCCTCACGCTGCCCGAGAGCGCGGAGCCGGGGCCCTACCGCGTCCAGGCGGAGCTGCTCGACGCGCCCGGCGTCACGGCCCAGCGCGGCGTGCAGGTGTGGGAGCGCACGGTGGAGCGACTGCTCGCGGAGATCAGCCTGCGCGGCGCCGACGACGACGGCGTGGCGCTGGTGGGGCCCGGCGGCACGCTCCGCGGGCGGGTGGTGGCGCGCACCCCGAGCGGCACGCCCGTGCGCGGCGCCCACGTGGAGCTGCGGGTGCAGCCGGGCGCGCAGCCGCTGACGCTCACGACGGGTCGGGACGGCGCGGCCGCCTTCGAGGTCACCGCGCCCGCCTTCCTGAGCGGCGAGGTCAGCACCCAGACGATGGTCGCGCGCGTGGTGCACGCGGCCCACGGCACCCTCACCGTGCAGCGCACCTACCTGATGGCGCGCACCCCGGTGATCGTCAGCGCGACCCCGCGCGGAGGCGCGCTCGTGCCCGAGGTTCCGTCCACGGTCTACCTCAGCGTCAGCGATCCGCGCGGGAGGCCGCTCCGGGAGGGCACCGAGGTGGAGGTGCGCGGGCCCGGGCTGCGCGGCGGGAGCCAGACCGCGCGCGTGGACGCGAAGGGCTTCGCCGAGGTCACGATGACGCTCCCCCGCGGCGCGGCCGCGCGCATGAACGGCGGGAGCTGCGCGGGGCAGGTGGCGACGACCTTCGAGGTCGAGGTCCAGACGGATCCGCCGCGCGTCTCGCGGGTGTGCGCGCAGGTCAGCGGCGACGCGGAGCTCAACGCCGCGGTCGTGGGCGCGCCCATCGTGGACGCGGGCGCGGCGCTCGAGGTCGAGGTCACGCGGCGCCCCTCCGTGCGCGGCCGACCCGTGCTGATCGAGGCGCTCTTCTCGGGGCGCGCCGTCGCGTTCGCCTGGGTCGACGGGCGCGCGAGCCGCGGCACGCTGGACCTGCCGGCGGATCTCGTCGGCGTGGTGCACGTGCGGGCCCGCGCCGCGCGGCTCGACAACACGAGCGAGCAGCCCGACGAGCCGGGCGCGGTGGCCTTCGGGGTCGGCGCGCTCGACGCGGTGATCGTGCGCCCCCGCGGCGCGTTCGGGCTGCAGGTCGCGCCCGAGCGCGAGCGCTACCTCGTGCGCGAGACGGCCCGCGTGGGCCTGCAGGCGACGGCGGCGAGCGACCCCGCGTGGGCTGCGCTCCTGGTGCGGGACGAGGCCGCGCACGGCGGCGAGGGTCCGTGGGATCTGCGCTGGATGTCGGGCGCGCTGCACGAGGCGGCGCAGCAGCCGGCCGACGAGGTGAACGCGCGGCTCCTCCGCGCCTCGCTGAGCGGCATGCTCTCGATCGATCCCGAGCCGCCCGCGCCCGCGCCGCTCGAGCCGCCCTACTGGCGCTCGTCGCGTCACGGCGCCTACTCGCCGGGCCGACAGATGGGCCGCGGCGTGCTCCGGGATCCGGTCGCGCTCCGGGAGGAGATGCTCCGCCGCGGGCTCGCGCCGATCGAGCGCGTGCTCGAGCAGGCGGTCCGCGCGATGGGCCCCGACGCGGCGGACCGCGCGCCGATCGTGAGCGGGCGGGGCTTCCACCCGGACGTGATCGCGCACCTCATCGCCGCGCGTCAGCTCTCGGACACCTACGCGCGCACCCTCGGGGGCGAGCCGATCACGGTGGCGATGATCGAGCGGGCCGACCCGGGCTTCTCCTTCGAGACGGTGGCGCGGCGCGTGGCCCGCGAGCGGCTGTCGCGGCTCTTGCTCGCGCTGCTCCGGCTGACCGATCCCGACAACCGCGACGCGCAGCGGGCGAGCGCGAACCTCCCGCCCGAGCGCTGGCTCGGCACCCTGGTGCAGCTCGGCATGGTGCCCCCGAGCGATCTCGTCGACCCCTGGGGCAACGCCTACGTCTTCCGCCGCGTCAGCGGGCGGCCGGCGATCGCGCTCAGCGAGCGAGCCCTCGACTGGGAGCTCGCCTCGCCCGGCGCCGACGGCCGGCTCGGCAGCGCAGACGACGTGAAGGATCCCTTCGCGCGCGCGGTGCCCGAAGGCACGCCCTACGCGGTCTCGAGCGGCGAGGAGCAGCTCATGCGTCGCTTCGCCGCGCTGGCCCCCGCGTCCCACGTGCTCACGCGCATGTCGCAGGCCTACGACCGGCTCTCGCTCGCGGCCTACGAGGAGCAGCAGCAGGGTCCGGTGTCGTCCTCGGGGAGCGAGCTCTCGGACGACATGGTCGCGCAGAACATCCAAGTCCGGGCTGCCTTCGATGCCACGGCCGAGGGCGGCGGCGGCAGCGCCGGGAGCTTCGGCGGTCTGCAGGCGGCGGCGCCCGCGCCGAGCCGCGCGAGGCGCCGCCCGGCCGCGGACGAGGCGATGCCCGAGGAGGAGGCGGCGTTCGAGCTCGACGCGCGGATGAGCGACGACGAGGACGGCGACGAGGCCGACACCCGCGCGCAGGCGATGGGCGCGCTGATCCGCGAGGACTTCCCGGCGACTCTCTTCTACGTCGGTCAGGTCCCGCTCGAGGGCGGCGCGGCCACGGTCGAGGTCCCCCTCGCCGACGCGCTCACCACCTACCGGCTCGAGGCCATCGCCTGGACCGCGACCGGCTGGACCACGAGCGCGATGGGGCGGCTCTCGGTCGACCAGGAGGTGCTCATCGACGCGCCGATCCCCGAGACCGCCACCGCGGGCGACGTGATGCGCCTCCCCATCCGCATCGAGAACCGGACCGACGCGCCGATCCAGGTGCGCCTGTTGATCGAGGCCGAAGGCGACTTGCAGTTCCCCACCCCGGAGCCACAGCCGACCGAGCTGCCCGCCAACGAGGCGCGCGAGGTGGTCGCGCAGATCCGCTTCACGGGTGAAGGCGAGGGCGCGCTGGTGGTCAGCGTGGCCCGCGACGAGGGCGCGCCGCTCGACGCGGTCCGCCGCCCGATCCGTGTGCTCGCCGACGCGCGCACGGCCCGCGACCGGCGGACCCGCCTGATGGAGGGCGCGCAGACGATCGAGATCGAGGTGCCCGACGAGGCGAGCGCGCGCGGCCCGGGGCAGCTCCGGCTCACGGTCGGCGCGCACCTCTTCGGCGACCCGACCACGGGCGACCCGCTCTGGGCGGGCTGGGCGTTCACGATGGCCGGCCAGGGGCTGCCGGAGGCGGTCGAGGAGACCGCGCTCCAGTGGGTGAGCTACGAAGATCACGAGCGCGAGCGGCTGCGCGACCCGCTCCGCAGCGCCCTGGCCCTGGCCGCGCTCTGGGGCGACGACCGGGTGAACGACGAGGACGCCGCGCGCGCGCTCCGCTCGGTCAGCCAGCGGCTCCCGGCCGAAGAGGCGATGCGCACCATGCAGCCCGAGGCGTTCGGCGACGAGCCCGCCTGGTTGCTCCTCGCGCTCTCGCCCATCGACGCGGCGCGTCGGCCCGCCCTGCGTGAGGACCTCACGCGCACCCGGCGCCGCCTGCGCCAGATCGCCTCCGGCCACGCCGCGAGCGCGACCGACGCCCCGCTCGTCTGGGCCCGCGCCGCCGCCGCGCTCGCGCTCGACGGCCAGGACCGCGACCGGGCGGTGGAGATGGCGCGCCGCGCCGAGCGGCACGTGATCCGCGTCGGCGACATGGCGTGGGTGGAGCCCGAGGCCGAGCGCGGGCACGAGCCGCGCGCCCAGCCGACCGCGCTCCTCGCCCTGGCCCGCCTCGCGCTGGGTCAACGCGGCGAGGCCCTCGCGCTCGTGCGCAGCCTCGTGGACATGCAGCTCACCGCGCCGCGGCCCATCGACGTCCGGGGCGACCTGCGCGGCGACATCCTCCCCCCTCCCTGGTTCCAGGGCGTGGAGCTGGCGCTCGCGAGCGCCGCGGCCGGCCGGCTCGCGCCCGGGGTGAGCGAAGCCGAGATCGCGCTCGACGGCCGCCCCGTCGAGACGACGAGCGAGGGCGCGGTCACCCTCGCCGTGCTCGAGCGGCTCGGCGAGCCCGGCGCGCACACCCTCACCGTGACCCTGCCCGATGGCGCGGTCGCGCTCGCGCACCTCGCGCTGAGCTACGGCCTGCCGTGGGACGCCGCGCCGCGTCGCCGCGCGCCGATCGCGCTCGAGATCGAAGGCGAGCTCGGCGCGCGCGACACCCGCTCCGGCGTCGCGCTCCGCGTGCAGAACCGTGGGCCGCGCATCCTCACCCGGCCGATCGTCGAGATCGAGCTGCCCGCCGGCGCGGAGCTCGACGAGCCGACCCGCGAGGCCCTCGCCGGCTACCTCGCGGGTCAGGCGCATCAGGAGGGCCGCACCCTCATCCTGCCGCTCCGCCCCCTCGCGCCCGCCGCGTGGGTGCGCCTGCCGCTGCCCGTGCGCTGGTCGGTCGGCGGCACCCTCCGCGGGCTCGGCGCCGTGGTCTACGACGCGCTCGGCCCCGACACGGCCGAGGTCCTGCCGGTCAGCGTGCTCCCGTCACGCGCCGTGGAGCTGCCCGACGAGGGCCCCGAGCCGGACGCGCCCGACATGGAGCAGTCCGACGATCCCCCCAGCCTGCCGCCACCCATCCCACTCCTCGAGCGCCTCGTGCCGGGGGAGGGCTGA
- the tssI gene encoding type VI secretion system tip protein TssI/VgrG — MNQVEAIFFSEASVGVPWTVEGATVRSALNEPYVAIVDIQTELHGIDPLELLGSKASVTLRRGLTENVYGGIVSSVRIRHDHDEDPRARLVIEPALAVLRHGRDSRIFQEKSVPTILEEVLSEALAEYGREVVVEVERTYPKREYTVQYQESDFEFVHRLMEEEGILYRFEAGDDAERLVLFDASQQHPLIDGGLLEYADAVGGGGLIEQEYVRAFEPATRLTGTQVKTRHFDWTHPSVLIEGEASGERPGDGPDGGSFGPTRESYQHDEQLTLHEYQLAYRAHDVTDQQQMRRDAQWRDARLFHAKSTVCAVRSGLRYALNGHVAVSLNAEYAIVRATHRIGAHALAHGAGSAQYYDNEMTVVLADVPYRPQRVRARPRVHGLQTAIVTGPPGEEIHTDEHGRVKVQFHWDRVGEMNEKTTCWIRCMQTWSGNAWGAFVLPRVGMEVVVSFIDGDLDRPLVTGCVYHGDNAVPYPLPEKKMVSTFKTNSYPGGDGYNELRFDDSKGDEEIWVHGEKDWNTVIENDLYRDVRHDETQNVVRNRTRTVGNDESVTVAKNRTKNVGVNETLNVGSNRSRSVGANESVMVGANRTAGVVEDEKTQIGKHRSVRVGLTHTLTAGVSLELRCGASRILMQSDGKISIEGTEFKFTASGDVFVAGSLIHLN; from the coding sequence ATGAATCAAGTCGAAGCCATCTTCTTCTCCGAGGCCAGCGTCGGCGTGCCTTGGACCGTCGAGGGGGCGACCGTGCGGTCAGCCCTGAACGAGCCCTACGTCGCGATCGTCGACATCCAGACGGAGCTCCACGGGATCGACCCCCTGGAGCTCCTCGGGAGCAAGGCGTCGGTCACCTTGCGACGTGGTCTGACGGAGAACGTGTACGGGGGGATCGTCTCGTCGGTCCGCATCCGCCACGACCACGACGAGGACCCGCGCGCGCGCCTCGTGATCGAGCCGGCGCTCGCGGTGCTCCGGCACGGGCGCGACTCGCGCATCTTCCAGGAGAAGAGCGTCCCGACCATCCTCGAGGAGGTGCTGAGCGAGGCCCTCGCCGAGTACGGGCGGGAGGTGGTCGTCGAGGTCGAGCGCACCTACCCGAAGCGCGAGTACACGGTGCAGTACCAGGAGAGCGACTTCGAGTTCGTGCACCGGCTCATGGAAGAGGAGGGCATCCTCTACCGCTTCGAGGCCGGCGACGACGCCGAGCGGTTGGTGCTCTTCGACGCGTCGCAGCAGCACCCGCTGATCGACGGCGGGCTCCTCGAGTACGCCGACGCGGTCGGGGGCGGCGGGCTGATCGAGCAGGAGTACGTGCGCGCCTTCGAGCCGGCCACGCGCCTGACGGGCACGCAGGTCAAGACGCGGCACTTCGACTGGACCCACCCGTCGGTGCTCATCGAGGGAGAGGCGTCGGGCGAGCGCCCGGGAGACGGCCCCGACGGCGGCTCGTTCGGCCCGACCCGCGAGTCGTATCAGCACGACGAGCAGCTCACCCTCCACGAGTACCAGCTCGCCTACCGCGCCCACGACGTCACGGACCAGCAGCAGATGCGGCGCGACGCGCAGTGGCGAGACGCGCGACTCTTCCACGCCAAGAGCACGGTCTGCGCGGTGCGGAGCGGGCTCCGCTACGCGCTCAACGGGCACGTCGCGGTCTCGCTCAACGCGGAGTACGCGATCGTGCGCGCCACCCATCGCATCGGCGCGCACGCGCTCGCACACGGCGCAGGCAGCGCGCAGTACTACGACAACGAGATGACCGTGGTGCTCGCGGACGTCCCCTACCGACCGCAGCGCGTTCGAGCGCGCCCGCGGGTGCACGGGCTCCAGACCGCGATCGTCACCGGGCCGCCCGGCGAGGAGATCCACACCGACGAGCACGGCCGGGTCAAGGTGCAGTTCCACTGGGACCGCGTCGGCGAGATGAACGAGAAGACGACCTGCTGGATCCGCTGCATGCAGACCTGGTCGGGCAACGCGTGGGGCGCCTTCGTGCTCCCCCGCGTCGGCATGGAGGTCGTGGTCTCCTTCATCGACGGCGACCTCGATCGGCCGCTCGTGACGGGCTGCGTCTACCACGGCGACAACGCCGTCCCCTACCCGCTGCCCGAGAAGAAGATGGTCAGCACCTTCAAGACCAACTCCTACCCCGGCGGCGACGGATACAACGAGCTCCGCTTCGACGACTCCAAGGGCGACGAGGAGATCTGGGTCCACGGCGAGAAGGACTGGAACACGGTCATCGAGAACGACCTCTACCGCGACGTGCGGCACGACGAGACGCAGAACGTCGTGCGCAACCGCACCCGCACCGTCGGCAACGACGAGAGCGTCACGGTGGCGAAGAACCGGACCAAGAACGTCGGCGTGAACGAGACGCTCAACGTGGGCTCGAACCGCTCGCGCTCGGTCGGCGCGAACGAGAGCGTGATGGTCGGCGCCAACCGCACGGCCGGCGTCGTCGAGGACGAGAAGACCCAGATCGGCAAGCACCGCTCGGTCCGGGTCGGGCTCACCCACACGCTCACCGCGGGCGTCTCGCTCGAGCTCCGCTGCGGCGCGTCCCGCATCCTCATGCAGTCGGACGGGAAGATCTCGATCGAGGGCACCGAGTTCAAGTTCACCGCCAGCGGGGACGTCTTCGTCGCCGGCTCGCTCATCCACCTGAACTGA